The segment CCCGGTCACCGGAACCCAACGAGTTCATGCCGGACGATTATTTCCGCCGCTATTCCCCAGCAGATATTTTTGGAAATGCGCACCCATTGGAAATCGATCTCGGCTGTGGCGATGGCAAATTCCTCTTGGAAATGGCCGAACACTACCCCGAGCGCAACTTCATCGGTGTGGAGCGTCTGCTTGGCAGGGTGCGCGGAGTCTGCCGCCAAATCGAAGAACGCAAGCTGAGCAATGCCAAAGTCCTCAGACTCGAAAGCCAGTACACACTGGAATGGCTACTCGAACCAGGTTCAGTATCCCGCCTTCACCTGCTCTGCCCGGACCCTTGGCCAAAAGCCCGTCACCACAAACGCAGGCTGGTTCAAGAACCATTCCTCACCGCCCTGCACCAAGCCCTGGCCTCCGATGGGGAGTTTTTATTTAAAACCGACCACCCTGATTACTACGAATGGGTGTGTGAGGAAATGGATCAATTCAATCAGAACACCACCCGCTACCTCCCGCTCGATTGGCCGGAACCACCTTCTGACCATGCCCTGTTCTACCCCAAGACCGATTTCCAACTTCATTGGGAGTCCCAAGGGAAAAAGATCCACCGCTTGCGCTACAGAGTGAACGGCAAGACTGCCAATTAGAGAAAACAAGGAAGTCTCCCGCTTGGCATCGGCGGAGGATTGAGGCCAATCCTCCCTAGCTATCATGCGAAAAACGGCGCAGAGACTAAACCCTGCGCCGTTGAAAATTGCTTACTGACTTGGTCCGATTACTTGAGGAAATTCGAAGGAATCAACTTCAAGACCTTCGGGCTGGCCCCCTTC is part of the Oceaniferula marina genome and harbors:
- the trmB gene encoding tRNA (guanosine(46)-N7)-methyltransferase TrmB, with amino-acid sequence MKTQTSNCARSPEPNEFMPDDYFRRYSPADIFGNAHPLEIDLGCGDGKFLLEMAEHYPERNFIGVERLLGRVRGVCRQIEERKLSNAKVLRLESQYTLEWLLEPGSVSRLHLLCPDPWPKARHHKRRLVQEPFLTALHQALASDGEFLFKTDHPDYYEWVCEEMDQFNQNTTRYLPLDWPEPPSDHALFYPKTDFQLHWESQGKKIHRLRYRVNGKTAN